The sequence GGCCATGACCCACATACAGGCCATGGTGTTCGGTTAAGCCAAGCGGATCGATATTGGTGACCAGATGATCACCGGGTTGAAATGTATACATGGTATGGACTCCAAGAAAAACAACGCAGATACCCCTAGGTCGCATCTGCTAATGGGTTGAATAGGGCGTGCTGATTGACTCAGATTTCCAGCTCGACAAAGTCCTTATCGATTTGCTGCTGAGTAATGCCGATATAACGCAAGGTGACCGCTTCCGATTGATGCCGCAGCATGCGCATCACCCGACCAATGTCTTTGCAGGCTTGATATAGGTGATAGCCGCGGGTCTTACGCATCGAGTGGGTGCCCAAGGCTAACTTGATATCGTCACCGACAAAGGCAAACGCTTTGGCGACTGCACGCCGTGTCAGCGGTTTCGCGGGGGCCTGCCGGTCTTTGGCTTGGCTCGAGCGGTGGGATTGGAACAGGTAGATATGTTCAGGGTGACGCTGGTGGATCGCCTCAATCAACGCCAGTGTCTTCGGGTTGAGCTTGATGCTGGCGCGTTTACCGGTCTTTTGCTCGATGATGCTTAAGCGATCGCCGTCGATATCGCTGAACTTGATCGCCAGTAAGTCTGAGATCCTAAGGGCCAGGTTAAGACCGATATTCCAGACATCCGCCATCTGCTGACCAAAGTGACGTTCGAGCAGGTAACTGATAAGCTTGATGGTGTCGCGGTTCTTGACCGCCTCGACTTCGTTCATGCTGGGTTCCCTCAATTAGCTATGTGATGAATGTGGGCACCAGCACATCGCAAACCCGCATGGGGCCTGCATTGCTTGGTTCCCAAAATACCTTTGTGGGCACCAAGTTCAGTCGGCGCTAACCTGAACCTGGTACACCTCCATCTCGACGTAGTTGCAGAAGTTCTCCAGCAGCAGCCGTACCTGGCTGTCGGCATGCTCGAGGTAACAGCGGCCAAAGAAGCTGTTGTAGACCTGCTTCTCCTGAAACAGCACTTCCATTTCTTTCTCAAGCTCTGGAAAGGGCCCGCCGCAGTAAGCAAAGTCAGTGAAGTAATTGAGATACCAGCAATCATCTTGGCGGTAGAGATTGATCTCCACTGGGTGATAACCGCCGCTCTCATAGCTGTAGTCGGGATCGCGGTAGTTAAAAGTGACGCTGTTGAGGTCAGGGTGATTGAGTGCTCCCAGTTGCCGTTCTAATAATTCATAGAAAGGCTCTGGCAGTGGCAGGATAGTTTCGCGGTGTATTTTCATGGTGGACTCCAAACAAAAAGCCCGCGAACGACAGGCGTTGCGGGCGAGGTTGGTTGTTAACGACAGGGCTTGTCGCAATGAATTAGACTGATTAGCTCGGGAGTGATGCGCTTGGCCCGTTGAATGCGTTAGGACTGAAAGCGCTAGAATCGTTAGGATGCTCGCGTGAAATGACGGCGAGGCGGGTCAATCCAAACTCACTTCCACTTGATAGACTTCCATCTGGTAGTAACTGACAAAGTTATCGCTGAACAACTTAATCAGCCCCTGTGATTCCCGCTCCCCAATCCAACCGCTAAACAGGCTATAGACCTGCTTGCTGTTAAAGCAGATATCGATGTCTTTAACCAGTTCAGGGAAGGGATGACCGCGAAAAGCAAAGTCGGTGACGTACACTAAACGCCAATGTTCTTGCTGTTTCTCTAGTCGTACTTCGACGGGATGAAAGCCACCCGCTTCGGCGCTGTAGTCTGGGTCGCGAAAATTAAGGGTGATGGCGTTGGCATCTTTTGGATCGACGTTGGCCAGTTCCTTTTCAATCACTTGGTAAAAACGATCAGGCATCGCTGGCTGTTGGTTACGCTTGATGGTTAATGTCATGGGATATTCCTTGTTTGATTTACGTGCATATGCAAGAGCCAAGGCGCAGTCACGCCTTGGCTCTTGTTGTCTATGCGGTTTGGTTTATGAATCGGGTGTAGGCAAAGCGCTGCTTGCTTGGAGTCTTACTCACGGCAAGATGCTTACGGTTAGGGGATTGGTACAGGCTTACGAGCTAGAACAAGTTATCGAGTGATGGTGAGGTTGCTGGTGGTCAGTGGTTTAGCTTTGGTTTGATAAATCGCAATATACAAATAACCGTGACTGCCAAGTGTGTCGGCCTCACAGGTAAAGCCAGCGTGTTCAATGCTAACGCAGTGCTGCTCTGTGGTATCAATCTCGCCGGTGGCCACCAGCCGCTCAAGCTGTTTAACCATAGCGGGAAAGGCCTCGACAAATTGTTGTTTAATGGCTGGTGGAAACTCACCAACAAAGCTTGCGCGGTCATGGAGATAATCCAAATGCAGGCCGCGTAAAATCAGCCTTGCACCAAAGCGGGGAGACACTTTACGGGGCAAGCCCCAGGCGTGCTCAATATCGAAAAGTTTTAGGGTTGTCATAGTGACCTCAATGGTTGAAGGATCAAACTAAGGGAATGGCTTGCTTGTTAGCGGACTAGCGAGAGCGGTGATAAATACCTAGGCGAGTACAAACGGTGAATACAGCTAGCTAGTGAGCTGGATATCGGGTAGGTAAAGGTCTTTAAGTATGCACACTCCAATTAGGCTGTTCATTACTGCCATGGTTAAAGTACACACCGTTGATCACCCGCTGCCATTCACCTGTTGGCACACCATAACTGTCACAGGGGCAAACATAGCGGCAAAAGGCTATTTCCTTGGGTAAGTGTTCAACCACATCACGGTGAAACACACTCAATACGGTTTTATGCAGCAGTGGATTAGGTGCCACAATCGGCTTACCAATCACTTGGCCCATGGCATTAAGTGGCCGTACAAACATCGGCAAAATTAGCTCAACTGCTAAGCGGTTACGCAGTTCAGGAAACGCGGCGCAGGCTTCGGCAACACAGGCCTGTGAAAAGCTGTCGGTAAATTCAATCATGATGGACTCCTTAAGAAGGTGTGGCCGGTTTAAACGCTGGCTAGAGTAAGCCGCGCTCGGCGAAGGACACGCAGGTATCGGCGACAACGATATGGTCCAAAACGGGTACATCGATGGTGGCCAGCGCCGCAATAAGGCGCTCGGTGATCCGTCTATCTGCGCTTGAGGGTTCGGCGCAGCCGGAAGGATGGTTGTGGGCGAAAATCACCGCAGCAGCATTACATAGCAAAACAGCTTTAACTACTTCTCGCGGATAAACACTTGCACTGTCAATTGTGCCAAAGAACATCTCGTTGAATTCAATCAGTCGGTGCTGACTGTCGAGCATCATCACCGCAAACACTTCACGTTGATGCTGGTGGAGCTTAAAGCGCAGAAAATCCATAGTTGCTTGCGGGTTACAAAAGGCATCGCCTCGCACAAAGCGCTCGGCGACGATACCTGCTGCGGTTTCTAAGATTTGCGATGAGGTTTGTGACCAGCTATTGCTGGGTAGGGTGATCACTTTGTGCATAGCGCCTCCAAAGGTTGCTAAATGGGTATATGCAAGGGCTATCCACTTAGCACGACCAACCACTATATATTGTGGTTATCGATTTTTAATTGATTGGTACGTTATCGGCTTAGAACGCACTGCTTGCTCAAGCAACCTGTAGAATAATAATCCCCGAGAATCTGACTTTCTTCTGTTGAAGCGAAATGTAAATTCATCTAAATAATAATCAAGTTGCTTAGCCTTTACCGCACCTTGATACGTACCTAAAAGCCATCTTTTACATAATGATGAGACTCGATGCACCCCAGCCATTGTTTCATGTGCAGGTACAGATGAACCTAAATGCACCATCCGATTATGCTTATATCCTTTTTTGTCTATTTGCTTGTATGCTTGAGAACCATCACTACAAATTGTGCTACCAGGCTCTATTACATCTTGAATGAATTGATGGATATGTTCTTTAGTTGCACTTTCTACTTGCCTTAAACGTATCCGCCCAAATCCAGAGGGTGATAGCAGCTCAACAGCCACCAAAACTATAGCTTTACGCTTACCCTGTTGATTTTTAATAGATGATTTTGGAATGACCCCACCTATTAATGTTTCGTCAACCTCTACGATGCCGGACAGTTTATCTCTTTCAGGGTCAACCATGGCATATCTTAACTTGTGCATTAAAGACCAAGCAGTTTGATAACTCCCAAGACCTAATAGCCTTTGGACTCCAAGAGCGCTGACCCCATTCTTTTGATTTGTAATAAACCAGACAGCTGCAAACCAACTTTTCATGGGGGTTCTTGTTTTGTCAAAAAGTGTACTTGATGTTACTGAACACTGAAAACGGCAAGCATGACATTTTAACTTGCCATTACTTAACTGATAAGGTGATTGATGGCTCGAACAGCTTGGGCAAATGAATCCGTTTGGCCAACGAAGTGCGTAAAGGTAGCTAGTGCAAGATTGTTCATCATGAAACCAATCAACAAATTCGTCCCAATTTGTAGGGTAATCGACGCCAGCTTTTAATAAATACGATGAAGTTTTCATTACTACATATTGACACTGGTGGCGCTAAATGGATAGCCCTTGTATATGCACAGGGGTGATATATATCTGAAACGATTTCGAGATTGGAGTGCTATGGGATATCGGTAAAAAATACCGAGGAACTATTTACAAATATACTGATGACGGTCTTTTCTCTAAGACTGTCTCGCTAGGCAATAGGCCTGTTTCATGTGGCGAAAGTGATCACTAGCTTGAAAAACGCTACTATCGCACTGGATACAGTTCACTGTATCTGGCACAATCATTTTCAGTAGAATCTGCGCAGTAACTATCTAGTGAGCCTTAAAAAATCGTTAGTGATATCTTAAAAGTTAATCAGTTTGTTAGACGTTGCTCTCTTTCTCTATACCGTGGTTAAAGAGAAGAGAGAAATTGATTTTAATTTGTTACCTGGAAATGGGCCGATTGCGGTGTCGTGGCGATAAAATAGCCGCATATGACGCGCGCAACATTGTTAGGCCTACTAAGTGAACTAGCTCTTCTAATCAACATTGACAGCGTAGAGGCGACACTTAAATTAATATACGTCAAACCTATAATGGTATTTGATCTGATTATTGGTGTTCAAGTGATTAATTTTGAAAGTTTTGAATAGGGTAAGTTTGATAAAAGTGTGTTGCAGCATGCAACTGAAAGCACTCATTAGGTGAATCCATTTTCAGGTTTATTATTTTTTAGTTTTATTAAACAGTCTCTTAAGTTTTGACTGTAAACAGGGTTACCGAAAAATGACAACGGACAACGATAAAAAACAACAAGAAGTACTCGCCATTGAAGATGGCATGATGCTGGATTATCTAACCAATAACCCCATCAAAGAAACACCAAAAGAGCTGGTACGTCAAAAAACCTTGCGGGCTTTGTTCCATGAATACGGCCTCAGTGCTGAAGATATGGCATTGGATTTCAATACCACTGTAGGTGGCAAGCGCAAGAAAATTGATATCGCTATTTTTGAACATGGCGCTGAACATCTCTCTGAAAACATACGCCGTATTGTTATCTGTGATAAAGAGCCGATAAAGGGCAAAAAATCAGCAGTAAAAATGCGTGATCACGACCAAGCGCAGAAAGATCTTCAATTGATGGAAGACATGATGCGTGAACAGGTTGGTGATAAATATGTACTAGAAAAGTGTCACTGGGGTTTATGGACTAATGGAATCGAATTTTTCTTTGTTGAAAAAGAAGAATCGCGTTTCGATACCAAATTTAACGCAGTTGGCGATTGGCCATTAGCAGATGAAACGCTTGGTAGCCGAGATGTTGCGTCAAACGCACAGCTACGAACCGCTGACCGTGAGATGCTACTCACTGCGTTCCGTCGTTGTCACAATTTTATTCATGGCAACGAAGGGATGCCGAAAGATGCGGCATTCTGGCAGTTCTTATATCTTATTTTCTCAAAAATGTACGATGAGCGTATAGGCAATCGTGACCGAGAATTCTGGGCATCGCCAACAGAGCAATTTGACGATGAAGGCCGTAAGAAAATCAGAGCGCGTATAAACCCTTTATTTGAAAAGGTAAAGAAAGCTTACCCAGAAATCTTCTCAGGTAATGAAGAGATTATATTGTCTGACCGGGCGTTAGCATTCATGGTGTCTGAGCTGGCCAAGTACGATTTTACCCGAACTGAAATGGACGCTAAAGGCGCGGCCTATCAAGAAGTGGTAGGTGATAACCTTCGTGGTGACCGTGGTCAGTATTTTACTCCGCGTGGTGCGATTAAACTCATTGTAGAAATGATGGCACCACAACCACACGAAAAAGTGTTGGACCCGTCATGTGGTACAGGTGGTTTTCTTGAGCAAACTTTAAGCTTCATTAACAGAAAGCTTTGTGAGGAGGAAGAAGTCAAATTAGGGGCTGAAACCACAGAAGAGTTTATCTCTATTCAGCAGCAAATTAAAAAGTTTGCCGAAAACAATCTGTTTGGTTGTGACTTTGACCCTTTCCTGTGCCGTGCATCGCAAATGAACGTGGTGATGGCCAGTAATGCCATGGCTAACATCTACCATATGAACTCATTGGAATATCCGCACGGACATTTGAAAGGTGTTGAACCTGCCAAGAGCAAGATCCCTGTTGGTGATTCAAGCGGTAAAGACGGTAGCATTGATGTCATATTAACTAACCCGCCGTTTGGATCAGATATCCCAGTTACCGACAAACAGATTCTAGAGCAATACGACCTTGCCTATGTGTGGGAGCGCACTGAAAACGGCGGCTTTAGAAAAACAGAGCGCCGTAAAGATGCAGTATCCCCCGAAATTCTGTTTATAGAGCGCTGCGTGCAGTGGCTTAAGCAAGGAGGTCGTATGGGTATCGTGTTGCCTGACGGCATTCTAGGTAATCCCGGTGATGAATATATTCGCTGGTGGTTAATGCAAGAGTGCTGGGTGCTTGGTTGTGTCGACTTACCTGTAGAGTCATTTATCGTTGAAGCTAACGTAAATATCTTAACTAGCCTGCTGTTCTTGAAAAAGAAAACTGATACTGAAAAAGATGCTATTGCCTTTGGTGGAGAACCAGAATACCCGGTATTTATGGCGGTAGCAGAAAAGGTAGGCTTCGATCGCCGTGGCAATACACTCTATGAGCGCCACCCAGACGGTGAAGAAAAAGTTATTGAAGAAGACGTTGAAGAGCGTATTCGCATCAACGGTCAAAATGTGGTGCGTAAACTGAAGCGTCGCAGCAAAATTTTAGATGACGATCTACCAAAAATTGCTAAAGCCTGGAAAGAGTTTCGGGCTAACAACCCGGAGCCATCGGTATGATTACGCGAATAGAGGCCTACAAATACCGCTGCTTTAATACGCTGGATCTCGCCTTAGAGCAGCAGCATGTCTTTGCAGGCTCTAATGGTTCAGGTAAAACAACGTTACTTGATATCCCAGCTTTGTTTGGTGATTTACTGAATATGTCGGATATAAACGATGCGTTCTTTAAACCCACCAATGGCAGAGAACGTGCTCGCGCAGAATCAGCCAAAGAAGTTGTTCATCAGCTTCGAGGCGAGTACTTTATCTTGGCACTGGAAGTGAGCTTGCCTCCTTCGATTATTGAAGAACTGTTAAGAGGCGCTAGCGATGCTTGGCAGAGTAAGTTTCAGAAAAGTGAACTAAGGCCTGATACCGCGCGATACGAAATATCGTTCAGAATCAACCAAGATAAATTTCAAGTTACAGAAGAGCACTTAACGCTTTTTCCTAATAATGAGTTGCGCCCAGAACATGGCATGGGGCTTATTGGCGTAGATGATTTCAGGCGTAGTGCGCCTTGGTTTAAGGTGTTATCGCGCAGTTTAGGTACCAAGGTTAAATACCAGGCAGAGTATCAAGCTGGAAAATCGTCCATCCTTGAATTTGGCCTACGAGATAACCAATTGGCTTTGGCCGCGCTACCTGCTGACCATGATTTATACCCCGCAGCGCTATGGCTTCAAGAGTTTCTTATTCAAGGCTCACATTGCTACGAGCCACAATGGCCTGCAATGCGATTAGCTGCATCGCCAAGAGATAAGCACGCCTTTAAAGCGGACGGGAGTAGTTTACCTTGGCAAGTACATGCCTTGCAGCAGAGCGATCCCGAAGGCTTAAACGAATGGCTAGAGTTGGTGCAAATGGCACTGCCCTCTATTGCCAAAATTGTAGCCAAGCAGCGTATCGATGATAGCTTTTGTTACCTAGAAGTAACCTATAGCAACGGCATGGTAGTGCCTTCGAGCGGCTTGTCGCACGGTACTCTGCATATCTTAGCGTTGACCATTATTCCGTATTTACAAAATGCACCTAAGATCATCACCTTAGAAGAGCCTGAAAACGGTATTCACCCTAAGGCAATCGATGCGGTGTTAGAAGCGTTAAAGCTCACCTCTGATACGCAACTGTGGCTGTCAACTCACTCCCCCGTTGTGCTCGCTAATACCGAAGTAGAGCAAATCATTACCATGCGCTTTAACCAAGACGGCGCAACCGAAGTATTAAAAGGCCATGAACACCCCCGCCTAAAAACATGGAAGGGCGAAGTGGATTTAGGAACTCTATTTGCGGCCGGAGTGTTGGAATAATCATGAGAGATATTGTTTTTTTAGTAGCCGACGGTGAAATGCAAGCCACCGTAGAAGGCTTTTTCGAAAATCCGGCGTTTGATAAACGACTGCAATGCGCCAGATTTGAATTCGACACCAAGCAAGATTTAATCAAACACCCAAGAAAAGATCCGGGTGTATATCAGGATGGTCATAACCTACTGAAAAGCTACATAGCTACCCATAACTACGCCGTTGTCATGGTTGATTTTGCGTTTAATGACAACCTACAAACAATTGATTACCAGCAGTTCTGTGAAAAGATTAAAGCCAATATGCGTGTCGCAGGTTGGCCTAACGAGCGTTTTTTTGTCATGGCAATTAACCCAGAGTTGGAAGTATTAATGTGGCAAGCAGATACCAGCCGCATCGAACATATTTTTGATTACCCAAGAGATAGAGGCGCAGGCACCCTAAGAGCTTGGCTGCAAGCTAAAAATCTTTGGGATGCCGGTGCACCTAAACCTGCCGATCCTAAAGCAACAATTGATGCGGTAAGAGGCCAAAACTGGGGGCGGAAAAAGACCCACTCGCAGCTCTTTAAGCGCATTGCCAAAGAGGTGTCTTTTCGTGGTTGTGCAGATGAGTCGTTTAATGGCTTATTGCAACAGATTCAAACTTGGTATCCGAGGATTTACGCATGAGAATAAAAACCATACCAAGTATTTGGCTTAGTGATGAAGGGCGACGTCTTGATTGTGGCCCTTATATGACAGGAGCTAAAGAGGCGAAAAAAATAATTGACGACTGCTTATTGCCTAAGAAGGAATTAAAAGACTTTTTAGTAAATAGAGCTAAAGGTGCTTTTCATGCAGGGAGAGAAGGCCGAGTTTGGGTAAAGGAAGAACGTTATGGCGTTCCTTTCATGGGAAGTGTGGATATTATCCAGGCTAATTTAGATAGATTACCTTTGATATCCAAAGAACAAGTAAGTCGCAAACCATTATTTAAGGTTTTCAAAGATTGGGTTCTGATCACTAGGTCTGGAACTATCGGGAGAATGACTTTAGCTAGACAGGAAATGGATGGTCACGCTTGTTCAGAGCATGTTATGAGAGTCGTTCCTAATCCAGAGAAAGTATCCCCTGGATATCTGTACTGCTATCTGAGAAGTAAGTTCGGTGTTCCTCTTGTAGTTAGTTCTACGTACGGAGCAATTATTCAGCATATTGAGCCTCATCACGTAATTAATTTGCCTGTCCCAATTGTTGATAAGCAACTTGAGGAAAAAGCGCATGAGCTAATAAACAAGTGTGGTGATAACCGAACTGAATCTAATGCATTATTGAAAAAAGCTGGGCAGCTTATCAACGAACATTTTAGTTTTCCAAATAAACTCGCCTTATCTCATCGCATTTTTACTCATTCAGCAGCTTCATCGTCGTTAGTTCAAAAACGTATGGATGCAACTTATCACGATCGGGTTGCCCAGATGAGTGATGACTTGGTTGAACAGGCTGGCGCAGAGAAAACGTTGGCTGAGTTAGGAGTGAACACCGGCGAATCAGGTCGAATGAAACTGGTTTTCACCGAAAGTGATCATGGGGTTCCCTTTACAACGAGTGGTGAAATTTTTCGGGCCCGTTACGAACCACAACGGTTTTTAGCAAAATCAAAGTTAGGTGATGTTGCAGATTGGGGTGTACGACAAGAAGATATTCTATTGGCTCGAAGTGGGCAAGTAGGCGGCATTATTGGCACAGGTGTTTGGGCTGATTCCCGCTTTGAAAACGCAGCAGTGTCAGTCGACGTGATAAGAATTAAAGCTCAAGAATCAGAGGTTTTACCTGGTTATCTGTATGCCTATCTTATGTGTACGGATGTCGGTTACAGACAACTTATTCGGTCAGCTGCTGGAAGCTCAATCCCACACTTATCTTCCGACGATGTTTTGAAACTAAAACTTCCTCGTATGGGGACTGCGGAAGAAAAAGCAGTACATGAGCTAGTTCAAAAAGCAGGTGAGCTGGCTGCAGAAGCACAGAAGCTCGAAGATGAAGCAGTTAAAATGGTCGAAGACGCAATAGAAGCAGCAGCACCAAAGCATTAAGGAGAGGTTATGGCACAGGTATCTGCAATTGGTGATGTGGTTAACGATGAAGAGCGCAAAGCGATCGCTTGGCTAAAAGAAAAGTTACCCGACGATTACTTTATTATTCATAGCTTTGAAGTTGAGCAGTATGACCAGCTGTTTGAAGTGGATATCTGTGTTGTTGCGCCCCATGCTATTTACTTGGTGGATGCCAAGGGCATCCACGGAAAAGTTGAGGTAGATGGCACCATGTGGCACACCGCCTACAACAGCTATCGCTCGCCATTGCCAAAATTACGCGGCAATGCGAAGTCGTTATCCGGCCTCATTTGTAAGCAAAATCGCGCAAATAGGGATTTGAAAAACATCTATGTAGACGCTGCGGTGGTGCTCACCATAGATGATTGCGAGTTCAAGGACCCGGAAGATCGCGAGCGCGGCCATGTAGTGGCACTAAAAAACAGCACCCGTTTCTTCACCGACAGTACCCGTATTCCAGAG comes from Shewanella oneidensis MR-1 and encodes:
- a CDS encoding site-specific integrase, with the protein product MNEVEAVKNRDTIKLISYLLERHFGQQMADVWNIGLNLALRISDLLAIKFSDIDGDRLSIIEQKTGKRASIKLNPKTLALIEAIHQRHPEHIYLFQSHRSSQAKDRQAPAKPLTRRAVAKAFAFVGDDIKLALGTHSMRKTRGYHLYQACKDIGRVMRMLRHQSEAVTLRYIGITQQQIDKDFVELEI
- a CDS encoding DUF2787 domain-containing protein, with amino-acid sequence MKIHRETILPLPEPFYELLERQLGALNHPDLNSVTFNYRDPDYSYESGGYHPVEINLYRQDDCWYLNYFTDFAYCGGPFPELEKEMEVLFQEKQVYNSFFGRCYLEHADSQVRLLLENFCNYVEMEVYQVQVSAD
- a CDS encoding DUF2787 domain-containing protein, whose protein sequence is MTLTIKRNQQPAMPDRFYQVIEKELANVDPKDANAITLNFRDPDYSAEAGGFHPVEVRLEKQQEHWRLVYVTDFAFRGHPFPELVKDIDICFNSKQVYSLFSGWIGERESQGLIKLFSDNFVSYYQMEVYQVEVSLD
- a CDS encoding type IV toxin-antitoxin system YeeU family antitoxin — protein: MTTLKLFDIEHAWGLPRKVSPRFGARLILRGLHLDYLHDRASFVGEFPPAIKQQFVEAFPAMVKQLERLVATGEIDTTEQHCVSIEHAGFTCEADTLGSHGYLYIAIYQTKAKPLTTSNLTITR
- the radC gene encoding RadC family protein, translated to MHKVITLPSNSWSQTSSQILETAAGIVAERFVRGDAFCNPQATMDFLRFKLHQHQREVFAVMMLDSQHRLIEFNEMFFGTIDSASVYPREVVKAVLLCNAAAVIFAHNHPSGCAEPSSADRRITERLIAALATIDVPVLDHIVVADTCVSFAERGLL
- a CDS encoding IS1595-like element ISSod11 family transposase, which produces MKTSSYLLKAGVDYPTNWDEFVDWFHDEQSCTSYLYALRWPNGFICPSCSSHQSPYQLSNGKLKCHACRFQCSVTSSTLFDKTRTPMKSWFAAVWFITNQKNGVSALGVQRLLGLGSYQTAWSLMHKLRYAMVDPERDKLSGIVEVDETLIGGVIPKSSIKNQQGKRKAIVLVAVELLSPSGFGRIRLRQVESATKEHIHQFIQDVIEPGSTICSDGSQAYKQIDKKGYKHNRMVHLGSSVPAHETMAGVHRVSSLCKRWLLGTYQGAVKAKQLDYYLDEFTFRFNRRKSDSRGLLFYRLLEQAVRSKPITYQSIKNR
- the mads2 gene encoding methylation-associated defense system DNA methyltransferase MAD2, which translates into the protein MTTDNDKKQQEVLAIEDGMMLDYLTNNPIKETPKELVRQKTLRALFHEYGLSAEDMALDFNTTVGGKRKKIDIAIFEHGAEHLSENIRRIVICDKEPIKGKKSAVKMRDHDQAQKDLQLMEDMMREQVGDKYVLEKCHWGLWTNGIEFFFVEKEESRFDTKFNAVGDWPLADETLGSRDVASNAQLRTADREMLLTAFRRCHNFIHGNEGMPKDAAFWQFLYLIFSKMYDERIGNRDREFWASPTEQFDDEGRKKIRARINPLFEKVKKAYPEIFSGNEEIILSDRALAFMVSELAKYDFTRTEMDAKGAAYQEVVGDNLRGDRGQYFTPRGAIKLIVEMMAPQPHEKVLDPSCGTGGFLEQTLSFINRKLCEEEEVKLGAETTEEFISIQQQIKKFAENNLFGCDFDPFLCRASQMNVVMASNAMANIYHMNSLEYPHGHLKGVEPAKSKIPVGDSSGKDGSIDVILTNPPFGSDIPVTDKQILEQYDLAYVWERTENGGFRKTERRKDAVSPEILFIERCVQWLKQGGRMGIVLPDGILGNPGDEYIRWWLMQECWVLGCVDLPVESFIVEANVNILTSLLFLKKKTDTEKDAIAFGGEPEYPVFMAVAEKVGFDRRGNTLYERHPDGEEKVIEEDVEERIRINGQNVVRKLKRRSKILDDDLPKIAKAWKEFRANNPEPSV
- the mads3 gene encoding methylation-associated defense system AAA family ATPase MAD3 codes for the protein MITRIEAYKYRCFNTLDLALEQQHVFAGSNGSGKTTLLDIPALFGDLLNMSDINDAFFKPTNGRERARAESAKEVVHQLRGEYFILALEVSLPPSIIEELLRGASDAWQSKFQKSELRPDTARYEISFRINQDKFQVTEEHLTLFPNNELRPEHGMGLIGVDDFRRSAPWFKVLSRSLGTKVKYQAEYQAGKSSILEFGLRDNQLALAALPADHDLYPAALWLQEFLIQGSHCYEPQWPAMRLAASPRDKHAFKADGSSLPWQVHALQQSDPEGLNEWLELVQMALPSIAKIVAKQRIDDSFCYLEVTYSNGMVVPSSGLSHGTLHILALTIIPYLQNAPKIITLEEPENGIHPKAIDAVLEALKLTSDTQLWLSTHSPVVLANTEVEQIITMRFNQDGATEVLKGHEHPRLKTWKGEVDLGTLFAAGVLE
- the mads4 gene encoding methylation-associated defense system protein MAD4 — encoded protein: MRDIVFLVADGEMQATVEGFFENPAFDKRLQCARFEFDTKQDLIKHPRKDPGVYQDGHNLLKSYIATHNYAVVMVDFAFNDNLQTIDYQQFCEKIKANMRVAGWPNERFFVMAINPELEVLMWQADTSRIEHIFDYPRDRGAGTLRAWLQAKNLWDAGAPKPADPKATIDAVRGQNWGRKKTHSQLFKRIAKEVSFRGCADESFNGLLQQIQTWYPRIYA
- the mads5 gene encoding methylation-associated defense system restriction endonuclease subunit S MAD5; the encoded protein is MRIKTIPSIWLSDEGRRLDCGPYMTGAKEAKKIIDDCLLPKKELKDFLVNRAKGAFHAGREGRVWVKEERYGVPFMGSVDIIQANLDRLPLISKEQVSRKPLFKVFKDWVLITRSGTIGRMTLARQEMDGHACSEHVMRVVPNPEKVSPGYLYCYLRSKFGVPLVVSSTYGAIIQHIEPHHVINLPVPIVDKQLEEKAHELINKCGDNRTESNALLKKAGQLINEHFSFPNKLALSHRIFTHSAASSSLVQKRMDATYHDRVAQMSDDLVEQAGAEKTLAELGVNTGESGRMKLVFTESDHGVPFTTSGEIFRARYEPQRFLAKSKLGDVADWGVRQEDILLARSGQVGGIIGTGVWADSRFENAAVSVDVIRIKAQESEVLPGYLYAYLMCTDVGYRQLIRSAAGSSIPHLSSDDVLKLKLPRMGTAEEKAVHELVQKAGELAAEAQKLEDEAVKMVEDAIEAAAPKH